A window from Anser cygnoides isolate HZ-2024a breed goose chromosome 1, Taihu_goose_T2T_genome, whole genome shotgun sequence encodes these proteins:
- the MID1IP1 gene encoding mid1-interacting protein 1 has protein sequence MMQICDSYSQKYSLFNAMNRFIGAVNNMDQTVMVPSLLRDVPLLLEELDAAGAVCPEREAALPTGSPGAYFSRRDMYSHYVLLKSIRNDIEWGVVQQPPAADEAARKKDKLGGGPAEEGEAEEDLEQQFHYHLSGLHTVLSKLTRKANVLTNRYKQEIGFGSWGQ, from the coding sequence ATGATGCAGATCTGCGACTCGTACAGCCAGAAGTACTCCCTGTTCAACGCCATGAACCGCTTCATCGGCGCCGTCAACAACATGGACCAGACGGTGATGGTGCCCAGCCTGCTGCGCGACGtgccgctgctgctggaggagctggacgCGGCGGGCGCCGTCTGCCCGGAGCGGGAGGCCGCGCTGCCGACCGGCAGCCCCGGCGCCTACTTCTCCCGGCGGGACATGTACAGCCACTACGTGCTGCTCAAGTCCATCCGCAACGACATCGAGTGGGGCGTGGTGCAGCAGCCGCCGGCCGCCGACGAGGCCGCCCGCAAGAAGGACAAGCTGGGCGGCGGGCCGGCCGAGGAGGGCGAGGCGGAGGAGGACCTGGAGCAGCAGTTCCACTACCACCTCAGCGGCCTGCACACGGTGCTCTCCAAGCTCACCCGCAAGGCCAACGTGCTCACCAACCGATACAAGCAGGAGATCGGCTTCGGCAGCTGGGGGCAGTGA